The following coding sequences are from one Verrucomicrobiia bacterium window:
- a CDS encoding MEDS domain-containing protein, with protein sequence MITMQYPKEALRQKLVKAGIPETKHGFDSLCALMPIDFDGRTYEGMSADIMAEVLLYLIAKDIIKVPVEGGKALLDLPWGTHVCQFYNTKQDLIEILVPYFKQGLENNEACIWVVADLSVEEARRALAAVVPDINARMAKGQMEIRHYTEFYTGPDGNLKPIDALLEQWKAKAQKVEDEGYKGLRASGNTRWIGEDEGMYRFMEYETKVHCAIHSSKMIAVCTYPVRVAALQKARDLILNHGAIFVKRDEWVHRLEKNKDAEKIEALFSCLNKV encoded by the coding sequence ATGATTACCATGCAATATCCGAAAGAAGCGCTCCGCCAAAAACTCGTTAAGGCCGGAATCCCCGAAACCAAACACGGTTTTGATTCCCTGTGCGCGCTGATGCCGATTGATTTCGACGGCCGCACGTATGAAGGCATGTCCGCCGACATCATGGCCGAAGTGCTTTTGTATCTCATCGCGAAAGACATCATCAAAGTTCCCGTGGAAGGCGGCAAAGCGCTGCTTGATCTGCCGTGGGGCACGCACGTCTGCCAGTTTTACAATACCAAACAAGACCTCATCGAAATCCTCGTGCCTTATTTCAAACAGGGGCTGGAGAACAACGAAGCCTGCATCTGGGTGGTCGCGGATCTTTCCGTGGAAGAAGCCAGGCGCGCGCTCGCTGCCGTGGTGCCCGACATCAATGCCCGCATGGCCAAAGGCCAGATGGAAATCCGCCATTACACCGAATTTTATACGGGGCCGGACGGAAACCTGAAACCCATCGACGCGCTTTTGGAGCAATGGAAAGCCAAAGCCCAGAAAGTCGAGGACGAAGGCTACAAAGGCCTTCGCGCTTCAGGCAACACGCGATGGATCGGGGAAGACGAAGGCATGTACCGCTTCATGGAGTACGAAACCAAAGTCCACTGCGCCATCCACAGCTCCAAGATGATCGCCGTCTGCACCTATCCCGTCCGCGTTGCCGCCCTCCAAAAAGCGCGCGACCTGATCCTCAACCACGGCGCCATCTTCGTCAAGCGTGACGAGTGGGTGCACCGCCTCGAAAAAAACAAAGACGCAGAAAAAATCGAAGCGCTTTTTTCCTGCCTCAATAAAGTCTAG
- a CDS encoding type 1 glutamine amidotransferase domain-containing protein, with the protein MDLSEKKVAILAEDLYEDLELWYPKLRLTEAGADVWVIGAGKEAYHSKHGYEVKADAPVDRVRAEEFHAIVIPGGYAPDHMRRHPKMVEFVRKGYQQGLLIAAICHAGWMLASADIILGKHVTGYMSIKDDLINAGGIYEDSEVVRDGNLITSRFPCDLPAFCREIIESLSGAGARKEKAA; encoded by the coding sequence ATGGATCTTTCGGAAAAAAAAGTCGCGATACTGGCGGAAGACCTGTACGAGGATTTGGAGCTATGGTATCCCAAGCTGCGGCTCACCGAAGCCGGGGCCGACGTGTGGGTGATCGGCGCGGGAAAAGAAGCTTATCACTCCAAGCACGGGTATGAAGTCAAGGCGGACGCGCCGGTCGACCGCGTGAGGGCGGAAGAATTCCACGCCATCGTGATTCCCGGCGGCTATGCGCCCGATCACATGCGCCGCCATCCGAAGATGGTGGAATTCGTGCGCAAGGGATACCAACAAGGTCTCCTGATCGCCGCCATCTGCCACGCGGGCTGGATGCTGGCGTCCGCGGACATCATCCTGGGAAAGCACGTCACGGGGTATATGAGCATCAAAGACGATCTTATCAACGCGGGCGGGATTTACGAGGACAGTGAAGTCGTGCGCGACGGCAACCTGATCACGTCGCGCTTCCCCTGCGATCTTCCCGCGTTTTGCCGCGAGATTATCGAATCGCTTTCCGGAGCCGGAGCGCGCAAAGAAAAGGCCGCCTGA